Proteins encoded together in one Mycobacterium sp. MS1601 window:
- a CDS encoding response regulator transcription factor, with the protein MVLMVDDDPDVRTSVARGLRHSGFDVRVAATGKEALRLLSNETHDALVLDVQMPELDGVAVVTALRALGNDIPICVLSARDTVNDRIAGLEAGADDYLTKPFDLGELVARLHALLRRRAASEERSDAMTVGPLTIDTARRLVFVAGERVELTKREFDLLAVLAENAGVVLSRQRLLELVWGYDFDVDTNVADVFISYLRRKLERDGVPRVIHTVRGIGYVLRDDS; encoded by the coding sequence ATGGTGCTGATGGTCGACGACGATCCGGATGTGCGCACCTCGGTAGCCCGGGGCCTGCGCCATTCGGGGTTCGACGTCAGGGTGGCGGCCACTGGTAAGGAAGCGCTGCGGCTGCTTTCCAACGAAACGCATGACGCGCTGGTTCTCGACGTCCAGATGCCCGAGCTCGACGGGGTGGCCGTGGTGACCGCACTGCGCGCACTGGGCAATGACATCCCGATCTGTGTGTTGTCGGCCCGCGACACGGTCAACGACCGGATTGCCGGGCTCGAAGCGGGCGCCGACGACTACCTGACCAAACCCTTCGACCTCGGCGAGCTGGTGGCCAGGCTGCACGCACTACTGCGCCGCCGCGCCGCCTCCGAGGAACGCTCCGACGCCATGACGGTGGGCCCGCTGACCATCGACACCGCCCGTCGGCTGGTGTTCGTGGCGGGTGAGCGGGTGGAGCTGACCAAACGGGAGTTCGACCTGCTGGCGGTGCTCGCGGAGAACGCCGGAGTGGTGTTGTCCCGCCAGCGTCTGCTGGAGCTGGTCTGGGGCTATGACTTCGACGTCGACACCAACGTCGCCGACGTCTTCATCAGTTATCTTCGGCGCAAACTCGAACGCGACGGCGTGCCGCGGGTGATCCACACCGTGCGCGGGATCGGGTACGTGCTGCGGGACGACTCTTGA
- a CDS encoding sensor histidine kinase, translating into MWRRFTYRVSLRTRVALAAGIASAAVVAVLAILTSVVLANNDEAQLDRRLDSIVDASMYPDQVQDPRRGVLTTGRARAGGDVVFQRGFQLPALPEGTETVTVNGVDYRVRTVRLKQQGVDVLMSIGIRADSILLSSQRIPLYILVGVVAVLFAGGLGWFLAGAATRPLRKLTEQTRQLGDGGVEQIIPVHGTKEAEDLSEAMVGMLKRLAAAQQSTTNSLQAAQDFAANAAHELRTPLTAMRADLDTLRIHDLPADERAEVVADLSRAQRRVEATITALGQLASGQLAQTADVEVIDVEELLDRVARENSRSTVTAEISVECDGAGTILGWPTGLRLAVDNLVRNALTHGHATRIALSAGRRGDSMVIVVDDNGRGLPVEEHTAVLQRFSRGSTAEVGGSGLGLALVEQQALLHGGTIELSDGPLGGLRATLTVAVAPPAEQ; encoded by the coding sequence TTGTGGCGCCGGTTCACCTACCGGGTGTCGCTGCGCACCCGGGTCGCCCTGGCCGCCGGTATCGCCTCGGCGGCCGTGGTGGCAGTCCTGGCCATCCTGACGTCGGTGGTACTGGCCAACAACGACGAGGCTCAACTCGACCGCCGTCTCGACTCCATCGTCGACGCCAGCATGTACCCCGACCAGGTCCAGGACCCGCGCCGCGGCGTCCTGACCACCGGGCGCGCCAGGGCAGGCGGAGACGTGGTGTTCCAGCGCGGTTTTCAGCTCCCCGCGCTGCCGGAGGGCACCGAGACCGTGACCGTCAACGGCGTCGACTACCGGGTGCGGACCGTCCGACTCAAACAACAGGGTGTCGACGTCCTGATGTCCATCGGTATCCGGGCCGACAGCATCCTGCTGTCCAGCCAACGCATCCCGCTCTACATCCTGGTGGGTGTGGTGGCGGTGCTGTTCGCCGGCGGTCTCGGCTGGTTCCTGGCCGGCGCGGCCACCCGCCCGCTGCGCAAGCTGACCGAGCAGACCCGCCAGCTCGGCGACGGCGGCGTCGAGCAGATCATCCCGGTGCACGGCACCAAGGAGGCCGAGGATTTGTCCGAGGCCATGGTCGGCATGCTCAAACGACTGGCCGCCGCGCAGCAGTCCACTACCAATTCCCTGCAGGCCGCCCAGGATTTCGCCGCCAACGCCGCCCATGAGCTGCGCACCCCGCTGACCGCGATGCGTGCGGACCTGGACACCCTGCGCATCCACGACCTGCCCGCCGACGAACGTGCCGAAGTGGTCGCGGACCTCTCCCGTGCGCAGCGCCGGGTGGAAGCGACCATCACCGCGTTGGGACAACTGGCCTCCGGTCAGCTGGCCCAGACCGCCGATGTCGAGGTGATCGATGTCGAAGAACTGCTTGACCGGGTGGCCAGAGAGAACAGCCGTTCGACGGTGACGGCCGAGATCAGCGTCGAATGTGACGGCGCCGGAACCATTTTGGGCTGGCCCACCGGCCTGCGGCTGGCGGTGGACAACCTGGTGCGTAACGCCCTGACACACGGGCATGCCACCCGTATCGCGCTGTCGGCCGGCAGGCGCGGCGACTCCATGGTGATCGTGGTCGACGACAACGGCCGCGGGCTGCCGGTCGAGGAGCACACCGCTGTGTTGCAGCGTTTCTCCCGTGGCAGTACCGCCGAGGTGGGCGGTTCCGGACTCGGGCTCGCGCTGGTGGAGCAGCAGGCGCTGTTGCACGGCGGCACCATCGAACTGTCCGACGGCCCCCTGGGCGGGTTACGCGCGACGTTGACCGTCGCGGTGGCTCCACCGGCCGAACAGTAA
- a CDS encoding DUF3054 domain-containing protein, with protein MKSDTAVAIAADTAAVVTFCTIGRRSHAEGLTVKGIATTTWPFLTGTAVGWVLSRGWRKPAAVTPTGLVVWVCTVLVGMVLRKLTAAPVAASFIVVASSVTAAFLLGWRLLFGRWSHRDGQRRA; from the coding sequence ATGAAATCTGACACAGCAGTAGCAATTGCCGCCGACACCGCAGCCGTGGTCACCTTCTGCACCATCGGCAGACGCAGCCACGCCGAGGGGCTGACGGTCAAAGGCATCGCCACCACCACCTGGCCGTTCCTCACCGGAACCGCCGTGGGCTGGGTGCTCAGCCGCGGCTGGCGCAAGCCGGCAGCGGTGACGCCAACGGGCCTGGTCGTCTGGGTCTGCACGGTGCTGGTGGGCATGGTGCTGCGCAAGCTCACCGCGGCCCCGGTGGCCGCCAGCTTCATCGTGGTGGCCTCGTCGGTGACCGCCGCCTTTCTGCTGGGCTGGCGCTTACTGTTCGGCCGGTGGAGCCACCGCGACGGTCAACGTCGCGCGTAA
- a CDS encoding M23 family metallopeptidase: protein MDVVLDAGAEIPAELTHSVDLAVAKPIPGLVPATLTQPVAPVSVSTRKPVSIAPPLDGPNWLNGDGCCSMSAHRTALNPINGKLYAAERFAIDYVQLRDDFRLYSGSATTPESYAYFGAQIHAVGDGKVVAVVDGLPEQVPTKTPKGLPLNEYGGNHVVQDLGDGNYAFYAHLQPGTITVKPGDDLAVGQPFAELGNTGNSDAPHLHFHVMDGPDPLMANGLPFVINNFGLTQRMASTAGLDVLFTGKPAPLQTGFAARDESEVSPLELDIMNYSVGQ from the coding sequence ATGGACGTCGTGCTGGATGCCGGCGCCGAGATCCCTGCGGAGCTGACCCATTCCGTGGATCTGGCGGTGGCCAAGCCGATTCCGGGGCTGGTGCCTGCGACCCTGACTCAGCCGGTGGCCCCGGTGAGTGTCTCGACCCGCAAGCCGGTGTCGATCGCGCCGCCGTTGGACGGCCCGAACTGGCTCAACGGTGACGGTTGCTGCAGCATGTCCGCACACCGGACGGCGCTCAACCCGATCAACGGAAAGCTATACGCCGCAGAACGATTCGCCATCGACTACGTGCAGTTGCGAGATGACTTCAGGCTGTACTCGGGTAGCGCCACCACCCCGGAGAGCTACGCCTACTTCGGGGCGCAGATCCACGCCGTCGGTGACGGAAAGGTGGTGGCGGTGGTGGATGGTCTGCCCGAGCAGGTGCCGACCAAGACGCCGAAAGGTTTGCCGTTGAACGAGTACGGCGGCAACCACGTGGTCCAGGACCTCGGCGACGGCAACTACGCCTTCTACGCGCATCTGCAGCCAGGCACCATCACGGTCAAACCCGGCGACGATCTGGCCGTCGGCCAACCGTTCGCCGAACTGGGCAACACCGGCAACAGCGACGCGCCGCACCTGCACTTCCATGTGATGGACGGCCCGGATCCGCTGATGGCCAACGGATTGCCGTTCGTGATCAACAATTTCGGGCTGACCCAGCGGATGGCGTCGACAGCGGGCCTCGACGTGTTGTTCACCGGCAAGCCGGCTCCGCTGCAGACGGGGTTTGCCGCCAGGGACGAATCCGAGGTCAGCCCGCTGGAGCTCGACATCATGAATTATTCTGTCGGACAATGA
- a CDS encoding lysylphosphatidylglycerol synthase transmembrane domain-containing protein, with amino-acid sequence MSSDAQSTQSQEATRGKYWWVRWAVLAVVVVVLAVEAALVWDQLAKAWRSLLDANWWWVLAAVAAAMLSMHSFAQIQRTLLKSAGVTVRQWRSEAAFYAGNSLSTTLPGGPVLSATFIYRQQRIWGASPVVASWQLVMSGALQVVGLALLGLGGAFLLGAKNNPFSLLFTLGGFVVLLLLAQAVVSRPELLDGIAVRVLSWFNQLRNKPAETGVTKWRAILAQLESVSMSRRTLGTAFSWSLFNWIADVACLAFAAYAAGGHPSLAGLTVAYAAARAVGSIPLMPGGLLVVEAVLVPGLVSSGMTLPAAISAMLIYRLVSWIFIAAIGWVVFFFMFRTESQIDPDVEAAAAAPDTEDPQQNEDR; translated from the coding sequence GTGTCCTCCGACGCGCAGTCCACCCAATCGCAGGAGGCGACCCGCGGGAAGTACTGGTGGGTTCGCTGGGCGGTGCTGGCTGTCGTGGTGGTCGTGCTGGCGGTGGAGGCCGCACTGGTGTGGGACCAGCTGGCCAAGGCCTGGCGCAGCCTGCTCGACGCCAACTGGTGGTGGGTGCTGGCGGCCGTCGCCGCGGCCATGCTGTCGATGCACAGCTTCGCCCAGATCCAACGCACCCTGCTGAAATCGGCCGGGGTGACGGTGCGGCAGTGGCGCTCGGAGGCGGCGTTCTATGCGGGCAACTCGTTGTCCACCACGCTGCCCGGCGGTCCGGTGCTCTCGGCCACCTTCATCTACCGCCAGCAGCGGATCTGGGGAGCATCCCCGGTGGTGGCGTCCTGGCAGCTGGTGATGTCGGGTGCACTCCAGGTGGTGGGGCTGGCGCTGCTGGGCCTCGGCGGCGCATTCCTGTTGGGCGCCAAGAACAATCCGTTCTCACTACTGTTCACCCTCGGCGGCTTCGTCGTCCTGCTGCTGCTCGCCCAGGCGGTGGTGTCGCGGCCCGAACTGCTCGACGGTATCGCGGTGCGCGTGCTGTCCTGGTTCAACCAGTTGCGCAACAAGCCGGCCGAGACCGGGGTGACCAAGTGGCGTGCAATCCTGGCGCAGTTGGAGTCGGTGAGCATGAGCCGGCGCACCCTGGGCACGGCGTTCAGCTGGTCGTTGTTCAACTGGATCGCCGACGTCGCGTGCCTGGCCTTCGCCGCCTATGCCGCCGGCGGGCACCCCTCGCTGGCCGGCCTCACCGTCGCCTACGCCGCGGCGCGCGCAGTCGGGTCCATCCCGCTGATGCCGGGCGGGTTGTTGGTGGTGGAGGCTGTGCTGGTGCCCGGCCTGGTGTCCAGTGGCATGACGCTGCCCGCCGCCATCTCGGCAATGTTGATCTACCGGCTGGTCAGCTGGATCTTCATCGCCGCGATCGGCTGGGTGGTGTTCTTCTTCATGTTCCGCACCGAAAGCCAGATCGATCCCGACGTGGAGGCCGCTGCCGCAGCCCCGGACACCGAGGATCCGCAGCAGAACGAGGACCGTTGA
- a CDS encoding AI-2E family transporter produces MLPPGAEDASVTPLVRKAAAWSWRLLVLFGALMAVLWVIKELLVLVVPVALATMLAALLMPLVDWLDRRGAPRGGAVALVLLSSFAILGGLLTFVVSQFASGLPQLVNEVTRSIDSARTWLIEGPAHLSRDQIDNFGNSAIEAVRNNQERLTSGALSTAATVTEIVTGALLVFFTLIFLLHGGRNIWAFVTRIFPSTVRQRVSEAGRAGFHSLIGYIRATFLVALVDAIGIGTGLAIMGIPLALPLASLVFLGAFIPLVGAVITGFLAVVVALLAKGVVYALITFGLIIAVQQLEAHVLQPLVMGRAVSIHPLAVVLGIAGGGVMAGIVGALLAVPTIAFVNSAIRVLLAEDPDAEAARMEADDGPIVDAEPDEVPDSRRQ; encoded by the coding sequence ATGCTGCCACCTGGGGCCGAGGACGCATCGGTCACACCGCTGGTCCGCAAAGCCGCCGCGTGGTCGTGGCGGCTTCTTGTGCTGTTCGGTGCGCTCATGGCGGTGCTGTGGGTGATCAAAGAACTCCTGGTTCTGGTGGTCCCGGTGGCGCTGGCCACCATGCTCGCGGCCCTGCTGATGCCGTTGGTGGACTGGCTGGACCGTCGCGGCGCGCCGCGTGGGGGAGCAGTGGCGCTGGTGCTGCTGAGCAGTTTCGCCATTCTGGGTGGGCTCCTGACGTTCGTGGTCAGCCAATTCGCGTCCGGTCTGCCGCAGTTGGTCAACGAGGTCACCCGAAGCATCGACAGCGCCCGCACCTGGCTCATCGAGGGCCCTGCGCACCTGAGCCGCGACCAGATCGACAACTTCGGCAACTCGGCCATCGAAGCTGTGCGCAACAACCAGGAGCGGTTGACCAGCGGTGCGCTGTCCACCGCAGCGACGGTCACCGAGATCGTCACCGGCGCATTGCTGGTGTTCTTCACGCTGATCTTCTTGCTGCACGGCGGCCGCAACATCTGGGCGTTCGTCACCAGGATCTTCCCGAGCACCGTCCGGCAACGGGTCAGTGAAGCGGGACGGGCCGGTTTCCACTCGTTGATCGGCTACATCCGGGCCACCTTCCTGGTGGCGCTCGTCGACGCCATCGGCATCGGCACGGGGCTGGCCATCATGGGGATCCCGCTGGCGCTGCCGCTGGCGTCGCTGGTGTTCCTCGGCGCGTTCATTCCGTTGGTCGGTGCCGTCATCACCGGGTTCCTCGCCGTGGTGGTGGCACTGCTGGCCAAGGGCGTCGTCTACGCGCTGATCACCTTCGGCCTGATCATCGCGGTCCAGCAGCTCGAAGCACATGTGCTCCAGCCGTTGGTGATGGGTCGCGCGGTATCCATCCATCCGTTGGCCGTGGTGCTCGGCATCGCAGGTGGTGGTGTCATGGCGGGCATCGTCGGCGCACTGCTGGCGGTACCCACCATCGCGTTCGTCAACAGCGCCATTCGCGTGCTGCTGGCGGAGGACCCGGACGCCGAAGCGGCCAGGATGGAAGCCGATGACGGTCCCATCGTGGACGCCGAACCCGACGAAGTGCCGGATTCTCGGCGCCAGTAG
- a CDS encoding MMPL family transporter, whose protein sequence is MFAWWGRMVYRFRYLVIGVMVALCVGSGIYGFSLGQHVTQSGFYDEGSDSVHASVVADEAYGRDTSSHIIGVYTAPEGKTVEDPAFQKKIVDSLDKLQEDHPDEVLRSIGYFRSPELLDNMSDADKKHAFMSIQLKGDNDDTILNNYKLVQPDLLKLRDEGVDVQYAGLQPLANELTGTIGEDQQRAEVAAIPLVSVVLFFVFGTVVAAFLPAFIGGLTILGALGIMRFAADFIPVHFFAQPVVTLIGLGIAIDYGLFIVSRFREEIAEGYDTEVAIRRTMMTSGRTVVFSAVIIVASSVPLLLFPQGFLKSITYAIIASVMLAAILSITVLAAALAILGPRVDALGVKMLLRFTAPDTIYSDPAATKTNPFAVAAIPLGLLLPPLGIAAGHLARHQIRRTQDKGAQFALIGLILGYVSMAAWVGYGLYELYRSGSASSVIVWILVGIAVFIFGAVALLSIARYVPGFRKPFEWWLNWLAEKTQKTKTRQEVEKGFWGKLVNRVMKRPAVFAIPIIIVMVVLIIPLGQLALGGISEKYLPPDNSVRQAQEEFDRTFPGFRTEPLTMVIQSTDGKPVTDDQIAAVRSKAMEVPGFIDPDNDPDKMWTERPYLDGASKDPSVRVIQNGLENRNDAAQKLEELRSISPTPGVTVSVGGTPALEQDSIQSLFDKLPLMVVVLIVTTTILMFLAFGSVVLPIKAALMSALTLGSTMGILTWMFVDGHGSGLMNYTPQPLMAPMIGLIIAVIWGLSTDYEVFLVSRMVEARERGMSTAEAIRIGTATTGRLITGAALVLAVVAGAFVFSDLVMMKYLAFGLLIALLLDATVIRMFLVPAIMKMLGDDCWWAPRWMKRIQVKVGLGETHLPDERKRVVTQDTDDDRELVGAGAPVPPRNRPVHDPTHPGPAGPRHIPPRSALPSGGAGATTRIPTPPPVPRWRVRVTAKLPPRGSPRHATLFAAPSPVPAPDRGHPRVAPVSARSNRGSVSCVVSRVPPASSHRCNRRRPSPPVRWVRKPEARIPGTTTPRTPPRPSPLSRSRSLRMRTTPPPGPSRCRSRGMPMPPRRR, encoded by the coding sequence GTGTTCGCCTGGTGGGGTCGGATGGTGTACCGCTTCCGGTATCTGGTTATCGGGGTGATGGTCGCACTGTGCGTCGGCAGCGGCATCTACGGATTCAGCCTGGGACAGCACGTCACGCAGAGCGGTTTCTACGACGAGGGCAGTGACTCGGTCCACGCGTCGGTGGTGGCCGACGAGGCGTATGGACGTGACACCTCGTCACACATCATCGGTGTCTACACCGCGCCGGAGGGCAAGACGGTCGAGGATCCGGCCTTCCAGAAGAAGATCGTCGACAGCCTCGACAAGCTCCAGGAAGACCACCCCGACGAGGTGTTGCGGTCGATCGGTTACTTCCGCAGCCCCGAGCTGCTGGACAACATGTCCGACGCGGACAAGAAGCACGCGTTCATGTCGATCCAGCTCAAGGGCGACAACGACGACACCATCCTGAACAACTACAAGTTGGTCCAGCCGGATCTGCTGAAGTTGCGCGACGAGGGCGTCGACGTCCAGTACGCCGGCCTGCAGCCGCTGGCCAACGAACTCACGGGCACCATCGGCGAGGACCAGCAGCGCGCCGAGGTGGCAGCCATCCCCTTGGTGTCCGTCGTGCTGTTCTTCGTGTTCGGCACCGTGGTCGCCGCGTTCCTGCCGGCGTTCATCGGCGGCCTGACCATCCTCGGGGCCTTGGGCATCATGCGCTTTGCCGCCGACTTCATCCCGGTGCACTTCTTCGCCCAGCCCGTGGTGACGCTGATCGGTCTGGGTATCGCGATCGACTACGGCCTGTTCATCGTGAGCCGGTTCCGCGAGGAGATCGCCGAGGGCTACGACACCGAGGTGGCCATCCGAAGAACGATGATGACGTCGGGCCGCACGGTGGTGTTCTCCGCAGTCATCATCGTGGCGTCCTCGGTACCGCTGCTGCTGTTCCCGCAGGGCTTCCTGAAGTCCATCACCTACGCGATCATCGCCTCGGTGATGCTGGCGGCCATCCTGTCGATCACCGTCCTGGCGGCAGCATTGGCCATCCTCGGTCCGCGAGTCGACGCACTCGGTGTGAAGATGCTGCTGCGGTTCACCGCCCCGGACACCATCTACTCGGACCCCGCGGCCACCAAGACCAACCCCTTCGCCGTGGCGGCCATTCCGCTGGGCCTGCTGCTCCCGCCCCTCGGCATCGCCGCCGGCCACCTGGCCCGCCATCAGATCCGCCGCACCCAGGACAAGGGTGCCCAGTTCGCCCTCATCGGGCTGATCCTCGGCTACGTCAGCATGGCCGCCTGGGTCGGCTACGGCCTCTACGAGCTGTACCGTTCAGGCTCCGCCAGCTCGGTCATCGTGTGGATCCTGGTCGGTATCGCCGTGTTCATCTTCGGCGCCGTCGCGTTGCTCTCGATTGCGCGGTACGTCCCAGGGTTCCGCAAGCCGTTTGAATGGTGGCTCAACTGGCTGGCCGAGAAGACCCAGAAGACCAAGACCCGCCAAGAGGTCGAGAAGGGTTTCTGGGGCAAGCTGGTCAACCGCGTGATGAAGCGGCCCGCCGTGTTCGCCATCCCGATCATCATCGTGATGGTGGTGCTGATCATTCCGCTGGGTCAGCTGGCTCTCGGCGGCATCAGCGAGAAGTACCTGCCGCCGGACAACTCCGTGCGCCAGGCGCAGGAGGAGTTCGACCGCACTTTCCCCGGCTTCCGCACCGAGCCCCTGACCATGGTCATCCAGAGCACCGACGGCAAGCCGGTCACCGACGACCAGATCGCCGCGGTGCGCAGCAAGGCCATGGAAGTCCCCGGCTTCATCGACCCGGACAACGATCCGGACAAGATGTGGACCGAACGGCCCTACCTCGACGGCGCCTCGAAGGACCCGTCGGTCCGGGTGATCCAGAACGGTCTGGAGAACCGCAACGACGCCGCCCAGAAACTCGAAGAGCTGCGGTCCATCTCCCCGACCCCGGGGGTGACGGTATCGGTGGGTGGTACGCCCGCCCTCGAGCAGGACAGCATCCAGAGCCTGTTCGACAAGCTGCCGCTGATGGTGGTGGTGCTGATCGTCACCACGACCATCCTGATGTTCCTGGCGTTCGGGTCGGTGGTGCTGCCGATCAAGGCCGCGCTGATGAGTGCGCTGACACTCGGTTCGACGATGGGCATCCTGACGTGGATGTTCGTCGACGGCCACGGATCCGGGTTGATGAACTACACGCCACAGCCCCTCATGGCGCCGATGATCGGTTTGATCATCGCGGTGATCTGGGGTCTGTCCACCGACTACGAGGTGTTCCTGGTGTCCCGGATGGTCGAGGCCCGCGAACGCGGGATGTCGACAGCGGAGGCCATCCGAATCGGCACCGCGACCACGGGCCGGCTGATCACCGGCGCCGCCCTGGTCTTGGCGGTGGTGGCCGGCGCCTTCGTGTTCTCCGACCTGGTGATGATGAAGTACCTGGCGTTCGGTCTGCTGATCGCGCTTCTGTTGGATGCCACCGTGATTCGTATGTTCCTGGTGCCCGCGATCATGAAGATGCTCGGCGACGACTGCTGGTGGGCACCGCGCTGGATGAAGCGGATCCAGGTCAAGGTCGGGCTCGGCGAGACTCACCTGCCCGACGAACGCAAGCGTGTCGTCACTCAGGACACCGACGACGACCGCGAACTCGTCGGGGCGGGTGCCCCCGTGCCACCGCGCAACCGCCCTGTGCACGACCCGACGCATCCCGGCCCCGCCGGCCCGCGTCATATTCCCCCGCGGTCCGCACTGCCCTCGGGTGGGGCCGGTGCCACCACCCGTATCCCGACTCCTCCCCCGGTTCCCCGGTGGCGGGTCCGGGTGACAGCGAAGCTCCCACCACGCGGTTCGCCTCGGCACGCAACGCTGTTCGCAGCGCCGTCTCCGGTGCCGGCACCCGACCGCGGCCACCCCAGGGTGGCACCGGTGAGCGCGAGATCGAATCGTGGCTCGGTGAGCTGCGTGGTAAGCCGGGTGCCACCGGCCAGCAGCCACCGGTGCAACCGCCGTCGGCCGAGCCCACCCGTTCGATGGGTCCGGAAGCCGGAGGCTCGGATTCCGGGGACGACAACACCGAGGACGCCACCACGGCCTTCGCCGCTCAGCCGCAGCCGCAGCCTCAGGATGAGGACGACTCCGCCACCCGGGCCATCCCGGTGTCGAAGCCGCGGGATGCCGATGCCGCCACGGAGAAGATGA
- a CDS encoding NYN domain-containing protein encodes MSIEIEDLAQLDQNPVAAARERVLLVWDAPNLDMGLGAILGGRPTAAHRPRFDALGRWLLSRTADISAGTGTATLEPEATVFTNIAPGSADVVRPWVEALRNVGFAVFAKPKVDEDSDVDVDMLNHISLRRSEGLAALIVASADGQAFRQPLEEIARDDGTPVHVLGFREHASWALASDTLEFVDLEDIPGVFREPLPRIGLDSLPDEGAWLQPFRPLSSLLASRA; translated from the coding sequence GTGAGCATCGAGATCGAGGACCTGGCCCAGCTCGACCAGAACCCCGTTGCTGCCGCCCGTGAGCGGGTGCTGCTGGTGTGGGATGCCCCCAACCTGGACATGGGCCTCGGCGCCATCCTCGGCGGCAGGCCAACCGCCGCACACCGACCCCGTTTCGACGCCCTGGGCCGGTGGCTGCTCAGCCGCACCGCCGACATCTCCGCGGGCACGGGTACCGCCACACTGGAACCCGAAGCCACCGTCTTCACCAATATCGCCCCTGGCAGCGCCGATGTGGTCCGGCCCTGGGTGGAAGCACTACGCAACGTGGGCTTCGCGGTTTTTGCGAAACCCAAGGTCGACGAAGACAGTGACGTCGACGTCGACATGCTCAACCACATCTCGCTGCGGCGCAGCGAGGGCCTGGCAGCGCTGATCGTGGCCTCCGCCGACGGTCAGGCCTTTCGCCAGCCGTTGGAGGAGATCGCCCGCGATGACGGGACACCGGTTCATGTGCTCGGATTTCGCGAACATGCGAGCTGGGCGCTAGCGTCGGATACCTTGGAGTTCGTCGACCTGGAGGACATTCCCGGCGTTTTCCGGGAACCGTTGCCGCGAATCGGGCTGGATTCGCTTCCGGACGAGGGAGCGTGGCTGCAACCGTTCCGGCCGTTGTCGTCGTTGTTGGCGTCCCGGGCTTAA
- the trmB gene encoding tRNA (guanosine(46)-N7)-methyltransferase TrmB, translating to MRDHGPMCAQRGAESVDEFTRPTGPEPGHPHPRITSFRSRRSTLTESQQEAWDRLWPQIGTQARLGDKPAPLVDAGAWFGRTAPLVLEIGCGTGTSTLAMARVETDIDVIAVEVYKRGLAQLLSAIDRENVPNIRLIRGDAVDVLEYLLVPGMLTGVRVFFPDPWPKSRHHKRRFLQPSNVAMIADRLRPGGVLHAATDHAGYAEQIAEVGDAEPLLRRVPADRLTTLPISVMRPVTKYEGKAQHAGSAVTELIWERR from the coding sequence ATGAGAGACCATGGACCGATGTGTGCCCAACGCGGAGCCGAGTCGGTGGACGAGTTCACCCGACCCACCGGCCCGGAACCAGGGCATCCGCACCCTCGGATCACCAGTTTTCGCTCCCGCCGCTCCACCCTCACCGAATCCCAACAAGAGGCTTGGGACCGGTTGTGGCCGCAGATCGGGACCCAGGCCCGCCTCGGTGACAAACCTGCACCACTCGTGGACGCCGGAGCCTGGTTCGGCCGCACCGCACCGCTGGTACTGGAAATCGGCTGCGGTACCGGCACCTCGACACTGGCCATGGCCCGGGTCGAGACGGACATCGACGTGATCGCCGTCGAGGTCTACAAGCGCGGCCTGGCGCAGCTGCTGTCGGCCATCGACCGCGAGAACGTGCCGAACATCCGGTTGATCCGCGGCGACGCCGTTGACGTACTGGAATATCTGCTGGTCCCGGGCATGCTCACCGGTGTCCGGGTCTTCTTCCCGGATCCCTGGCCCAAGTCACGACACCACAAACGCCGGTTCCTGCAGCCGTCGAATGTCGCGATGATCGCCGATCGGCTGCGCCCGGGCGGGGTTCTACACGCCGCCACCGACCACGCCGGCTACGCAGAACAGATCGCCGAGGTCGGCGATGCCGAACCGCTGTTGCGCCGCGTACCCGCAGACCGGCTAACAACATTGCCCATCTCCGTCATGCGGCCCGTCACCAAATACGAGGGCAAAGCGCAGCATGCAGGCAGCGCCGTGACCGAACTCATCTGGGAGCGCCGGTGA